A single region of the Demequina sp. genome encodes:
- the mraY gene encoding phospho-N-acetylmuramoyl-pentapeptide-transferase — MKAVVFAGAFALIVSLFVTPLFIRFQRKRGLGQFIRQDGPESHHVKRGTPQMGGLVIIAATIVGWIGANLTTGDRRPDISSLLVVFLMCGLGLVGFLDDFRKISKERSLGLRARYKILGQAVVGITFAVLVLQFPDEHGITPASTAISFLRDTVVDFGALGGAIGLIIFIIWTNFLVTAWSNAVNLTDGLDGLATGAAVIFFGAYVLVCLWQLNQKCGFTDNVAQCYEVRDPRDLAILCSAIAGACVGFLWWNTSPAKIFMGDTGSLALGGAIAGITMVTRTELLGVIIGGLFVMVVASSVIQIGYFKISGGKRVFKMAPIHHHFELLGWGQVTIVTRFWIIAGLCAGFGMAIFYQEFVAQFS; from the coding sequence ATGAAGGCGGTGGTGTTCGCGGGGGCCTTCGCGCTGATCGTCTCGCTCTTCGTGACCCCCCTGTTCATCCGCTTCCAGCGCAAGCGCGGGCTCGGTCAGTTCATTCGCCAGGATGGCCCCGAGTCTCACCACGTCAAGCGCGGCACCCCGCAGATGGGCGGGCTCGTCATCATCGCCGCGACGATCGTCGGGTGGATCGGAGCCAACCTCACTACCGGCGATAGAAGGCCGGACATCTCGTCGCTCCTGGTGGTGTTCCTCATGTGCGGCCTTGGGCTCGTCGGGTTCCTCGACGACTTCCGCAAGATCTCCAAGGAGCGTTCGCTGGGCCTCAGAGCGCGATACAAGATCCTCGGCCAAGCGGTGGTGGGAATCACGTTCGCCGTGCTCGTGCTGCAGTTCCCCGATGAACACGGGATCACGCCCGCGTCCACGGCGATCTCCTTCCTGCGTGACACGGTGGTCGACTTCGGGGCGCTTGGCGGGGCGATCGGCCTGATCATCTTCATCATCTGGACCAACTTCCTCGTGACCGCGTGGTCGAACGCCGTCAACCTCACCGACGGTCTCGACGGGCTCGCCACCGGTGCCGCCGTGATCTTCTTCGGTGCCTACGTACTCGTGTGCCTGTGGCAGCTCAACCAGAAGTGCGGCTTCACGGACAACGTGGCGCAGTGCTACGAGGTCAGAGATCCGCGGGACCTCGCCATCCTGTGCTCGGCGATCGCCGGCGCATGCGTCGGGTTCCTCTGGTGGAATACGAGCCCCGCAAAGATCTTCATGGGAGACACCGGCTCGCTCGCCCTCGGCGGCGCCATCGCGGGCATCACGATGGTCACCCGCACCGAGCTGCTCGGCGTGATCATCGGCGGCCTCTTCGTCATGGTCGTCGCGAGCTCGGTGATTCAGATCGGCTACTTCAAGATCAGCGGCGGCAAACGCGTCTTCAAGATGGCGCCCATCCATCACCACTTCGAACTCCTGGGCTGGGGCCAGGTCACGATCGTGACGCGCTTCTGGATCATCGCGGGCCTGTGTGCAGGCTTCGGCATGGCGATCTTCTACCAAGAGTTCGTCGCGCAGTTCTCATGA
- a CDS encoding UDP-N-acetylmuramoyl-tripeptide--D-alanyl-D-alanine ligase yields MRPVTAQWVANAVGGTLAADVDAVVTSVVKDSRDVAPGSLYVAFVGERVDGHDFTGAALAAGATLCLVSQHVDAPHVLVDDVEAALGALARAYLALLRVEGEITVIGITGSNGKTTTKDILARTLPNAVAPVGSYNNEIGMPVTVLAADSATRFLVLEMGASGPGHIAYLTSIAPPDIAVELIVGTAHSGGYDGPDGIARAKAELVQGLAPGGVAILNADDAAVADMARFAERVVTFGTRSDADVRAADVTLDHGRASFVPVVRGASGERVTLTLVGEHHVTNALAALATAVECGLDPAVAAAKIAAAGPVSEHRMAVVERADGVTVIDDSYNASPESMRAAMRALMDVADGGRTIAVVGEMLEMGEASRDAHWDVGHNAVRLGIDYLLVVGEGAKPAFDAAVREGSWGDEAAFVGSIGEARAYLSQRLTAGDTVLVKGSHGSGLYELADALVREDA; encoded by the coding sequence GTGAGGCCCGTCACCGCCCAGTGGGTGGCGAACGCGGTTGGCGGCACTCTCGCGGCCGACGTCGACGCGGTGGTCACTTCGGTGGTCAAGGACTCGCGGGACGTCGCGCCCGGCTCACTGTACGTCGCGTTCGTGGGCGAGCGCGTAGACGGCCATGACTTCACGGGCGCCGCGCTCGCGGCCGGCGCCACGCTGTGCCTCGTGTCCCAGCACGTCGACGCCCCGCACGTGCTCGTGGACGACGTCGAGGCCGCCCTCGGCGCACTAGCCCGCGCGTACCTCGCCCTCCTGCGCGTCGAGGGCGAGATCACGGTCATCGGCATCACGGGCTCCAACGGCAAGACCACCACCAAGGACATCCTCGCCCGGACCCTGCCCAACGCGGTCGCTCCGGTGGGGAGCTACAACAACGAGATCGGCATGCCCGTCACGGTGCTCGCGGCCGATTCCGCGACTCGCTTCCTCGTGCTCGAGATGGGCGCGAGCGGCCCGGGGCACATCGCCTACCTCACGTCCATCGCGCCGCCTGACATCGCGGTGGAGCTCATCGTGGGCACCGCGCACTCGGGCGGGTATGACGGCCCGGACGGCATCGCGCGCGCAAAGGCCGAGCTCGTGCAGGGGCTTGCGCCCGGTGGTGTGGCCATCCTGAACGCGGACGACGCCGCTGTCGCGGACATGGCGCGCTTCGCCGAGCGGGTGGTCACCTTCGGCACGAGGTCCGACGCTGACGTGCGGGCGGCTGACGTCACCCTCGACCACGGGAGGGCGAGCTTTGTGCCGGTGGTGAGGGGAGCGTCGGGCGAGCGCGTGACGCTCACCCTCGTTGGCGAGCACCACGTCACCAACGCGCTCGCCGCTCTCGCGACGGCCGTCGAGTGCGGCCTCGATCCGGCCGTGGCCGCGGCCAAGATCGCCGCGGCGGGTCCGGTGAGCGAGCACCGCATGGCTGTCGTCGAGCGCGCAGACGGCGTGACCGTGATCGACGACAGTTACAACGCGAGTCCTGAGTCGATGCGCGCCGCCATGCGCGCGCTCATGGACGTCGCGGACGGCGGCCGCACCATCGCCGTCGTGGGGGAGATGCTCGAGATGGGTGAGGCGTCGCGCGACGCCCACTGGGACGTTGGCCACAACGCGGTGCGCCTGGGAATCGACTACCTGCTGGTGGTCGGGGAGGGCGCCAAGCCCGCGTTCGACGCCGCCGTGCGCGAGGGTTCGTGGGGCGACGAGGCGGCTTTCGTCGGTAGCATTGGCGAGGCTCGCGCGTACCTCTCTCAGAGGCTCACGGCGGGTGACACTGTTCTCGTGAAGGGCTCGCATGGCTCCGGTCTGTACGAACTTGCGGACGCGTTGGTGAGGGAGGACGCATGA